One Terriglobia bacterium DNA segment encodes these proteins:
- a CDS encoding NADH-quinone oxidoreductase subunit M, with the protein MYNHILSIVLFTPLVGALVLLFLPKDNKNVIRWVANIFAFAGLVVSLPLVPWFWAVKGQPGFQFMERTTWIPSIGAEYSLGIDGISFLLIMLTTLLGWVSILSSWTAIEERVKEYYVWFLVLQTGMLGVFMSLDFFLFYVFWEVMLVPMYLLIGIWGGPRKLYAAIKFFLYTLVGSVLMLLGILYLYFNHQAKTGVYTFSVTEIYKTAPDITGTAATLLFLAFFVGFAIKVPMFPFHTWLPDAHVEAPTAGSVILAGVLLKMGTYGLVRFSLPLFPKVAMSDSMRLWMMVLSVIGIVYGALVSLMQKDMKKLVAYSSVSHLGFCTLGIFALNPLGLSGSVLQQVNHGISTGALFLIVGILYERRHTREIAEYGGVSNRMPVYATITLIMFLSSMGLPLLNGFIGEFTILQGTFMEPMIAGYSGRVWAAWAVLGVVLGAAYLLWLYQRVFFGPVNNPKNEKLHDLTPREVVTFVPLVILAFWIGLFPKPFFQILEQPVNNIVYNQLHRELPKPGPAEARVQHEEHAAATAPVKTPGMAEQAQAAPNPNRVTARK; encoded by the coding sequence ATGTACAACCACATCCTCTCGATCGTGCTGTTTACGCCGCTGGTGGGCGCCTTGGTGCTCCTTTTTCTTCCGAAGGACAACAAAAACGTCATCCGCTGGGTGGCGAACATCTTCGCCTTCGCCGGCCTGGTGGTGTCGCTGCCGCTGGTGCCGTGGTTCTGGGCGGTAAAAGGTCAGCCGGGCTTCCAGTTCATGGAGCGGACGACGTGGATCCCGTCGATCGGCGCCGAGTACAGCCTGGGCATCGACGGCATCAGCTTCCTACTGATCATGCTGACCACGCTGCTGGGGTGGGTCTCGATCCTGTCGTCGTGGACGGCGATTGAAGAGCGGGTGAAGGAATATTACGTCTGGTTCCTGGTGCTGCAGACGGGGATGCTCGGCGTGTTCATGTCGCTGGACTTCTTCCTGTTCTACGTGTTCTGGGAAGTGATGCTGGTGCCGATGTACCTGCTGATCGGCATCTGGGGCGGCCCGCGGAAACTCTACGCGGCGATCAAGTTCTTCCTCTACACGCTGGTGGGCTCGGTGCTGATGCTGCTGGGCATCCTGTACCTGTACTTCAACCACCAGGCCAAGACCGGTGTGTACACGTTCAGCGTGACGGAGATCTACAAGACGGCGCCCGACATCACGGGCACGGCGGCCACGCTGCTGTTCCTGGCGTTCTTCGTCGGCTTCGCCATCAAGGTGCCGATGTTCCCGTTCCACACCTGGTTGCCGGATGCGCACGTGGAGGCGCCCACGGCGGGCTCGGTGATCCTGGCCGGCGTCCTGCTGAAGATGGGGACGTACGGGCTGGTACGGTTCTCGCTGCCGCTGTTCCCCAAGGTGGCGATGAGCGACTCGATGCGGCTGTGGATGATGGTGCTGTCGGTGATCGGCATCGTGTACGGCGCGCTGGTGTCGCTGATGCAGAAGGACATGAAGAAGCTGGTGGCGTACTCGTCGGTCAGCCACCTGGGCTTCTGCACCCTGGGCATCTTCGCGCTGAACCCGCTGGGGCTGAGCGGGTCGGTGCTGCAACAGGTCAATCACGGGATCTCGACGGGCGCGCTGTTCTTGATCGTCGGCATCCTGTACGAGCGGCGGCACACACGCGAGATCGCGGAGTACGGGGGCGTCTCGAACCGCATGCCGGTGTACGCGACCATCACGCTGATCATGTTCCTGTCGTCGATGGGCCTGCCGCTGCTGAACGGGTTCATCGGAGAGTTCACCATCCTGCAAGGCACCTTCATGGAGCCGATGATCGCCGGGTACAGCGGACGGGTGTGGGCGGCGTGGGCCGTGCTGGGCGTGGTCCTCGGAGCGGCTTACCTGCTGTGGCTCTACCAGCGCGTGTTCTTCGGCCCGGTCAACAATCCGAAAAACGAGAAGCTGCACGACCTGACGCCGCGCGAGGTGGTCACCTTCGTGCCGCTCGTCATCCTGGCGTTCTGGATCGGGTTGTTCCCCAAGCCGTTCTTCCAGATCCTGGAGCAGCCGGTGAACAACATCGTGTACAACCAGCTGCATCGAGAGTTGCCCAAACCGGGGCCGGCGGAGGCGAGGGTCCAGCATGAAGAGCATGCTGCGGCCACCGCGCCAGTGAAGACGCCGGGCATGGCGGAGCAGGCGCAGGCAGCTCCGAATCCGAACCGCGTCACCGCGAGGAAGTAG